Part of the Desulfovibrio sp. ZJ209 genome, ACTTCTTGCAGTAGAAGGTCCAGTCGATGTCGAGGGGCTGGCAGAGCAGGCGCTTGCCTTCGTCCTCGGGCTGCGGGATCTTCTTGAAGATCTCCTGCGCCTCGAACATGCCGTAGAAGTCGCCCACGCCCGCGTGGTCGCGGCCGACGAGCAGGTTGTTGATGCCGTAGTTCTGGCGGAAGGTGGCGTGCAGCAGGGCTTCGCGCGGGCCGGCATAGCGCATGTCGAGCGGATAGCCGGACTGGATGACGAATTCCTTGACGAAATAGTTGTCCACCAGGGTATCGATGCACTTCACGCGCACTTCGGCCGGGATGTCGCCGGGCTTGAGCGAGCCCACGAGGGAGTGGATGACCACGCCGTCGCAGACCTCGATGCCGATCTTGGCGAGATATTCATGCGAGCGGTGCATGGGGTTGCGGAGCTGGAGCGCCGCGACCTTCTCCCAGCCGCGCTCGTCGAGCTTTTCGCGCAACTGCGCCGGGGTCATGTAGACGCCGGGGAAGCGCTCCGGGAAGTCGCCCTGCGAGAGCACTTTCACCGGGCCCGCGATGTTGTACTCCTTCTGGGCGAGCACCATCTTGACGCCGGGATGGTCATTGGGGGCCACTTCCCAGAACTTCTCGGAGTCCGGGCCCTCGCCCTTGAAGACCATCTCGCATTCCCACTTCTTGTCGTCCTCGGTCATCTCATAGATCTCTTCGATCTTCATGGTCGCCATGATCTCGCCATTGCGGACCAGGGCCACCTCTTCGCCGACCTTGAGGCCCTTGGCCTCCTCGGCGGAGATGTCGAGCGTGACCGGCAGCGGCCAGAAGGTGCCGTCGGTGAGCAGCATCTTTTCGCAGACGCTCTTCCAGTCGGCCTTGTTCATGAAGCCGTTGAGGGGCGAGAAACCGCCAATGCCCATCATGATCAGGTCGCCCTTGGCGCGGGAGGAGATCTCGATCTTTTTCAGGCCCTCGGCCTTTTTCTTTTCGTCTTCCAGGGCCTTGCCTTCGAGAAGGCAGCACACGAGACCCTTGCCGCCATGCGGGGGTACCAGCTTGGACATTGCGAAATCCTCCATGTTTTGGTTCCGGGCGAACCGCTCCCGGCGGCTGCCCGGCAGCCCCGCGGTGCGGCTTCGGGGCGCACTCGCTGCGCCGCCAGTGGAATGGTTCCGCGACCATCTTGTGAATATTCTAACAAAAAGTCAACCACCTTTGAAAACTTTTCGCGCTTC contains:
- the sat gene encoding sulfate adenylyltransferase, translated to MSKLVPPHGGKGLVCCLLEGKALEDEKKKAEGLKKIEISSRAKGDLIMMGIGGFSPLNGFMNKADWKSVCEKMLLTDGTFWPLPVTLDISAEEAKGLKVGEEVALVRNGEIMATMKIEEIYEMTEDDKKWECEMVFKGEGPDSEKFWEVAPNDHPGVKMVLAQKEYNIAGPVKVLSQGDFPERFPGVYMTPAQLREKLDERGWEKVAALQLRNPMHRSHEYLAKIGIEVCDGVVIHSLVGSLKPGDIPAEVRVKCIDTLVDNYFVKEFVIQSGYPLDMRYAGPREALLHATFRQNYGINNLLVGRDHAGVGDFYGMFEAQEIFKKIPQPEDEGKRLLCQPLDIDWTFYCKKCDGMASMRTCPHGKEDRVILSGTKLRKMLSEGAEVPDHFGRPEVLAILRKYYEGLTDKVEIKMQRAASGSTM